The following coding sequences lie in one Xanthomonas hortorum pv. pelargonii genomic window:
- the rpoH gene encoding RNA polymerase sigma factor RpoH — MNQTTSTALVANNLPIPSALGSLDAYIGAVHQIPVLSVDEEQNLARRFRDELDLDAARELVHSHLRFVVHVARGYNGYGLPLGDLIQEGNIGLMKAVKRFDPEMGVRLVSFAVHWIRAEMHEFILKNWRIVKVATTKAQRKLFFNLRKSKTRLGWLNASEVTAVAKDLNVSEREVMEMESRLSGRDIGFDASSDEDDDHGPPSPVSYLVANEEDPSQAYERHDSEDNQLQLLREGLSGLDTRSRDIVKRRWLDSDSKVTLQELADEYGVSAERIRQIEANALKKMKALFVA; from the coding sequence ATGAACCAGACTACCTCGACTGCCCTTGTGGCAAACAATCTCCCGATTCCCAGTGCGCTCGGTTCGCTGGACGCCTACATCGGTGCCGTGCACCAGATCCCGGTGCTGTCGGTCGATGAGGAACAGAATCTTGCCCGTCGTTTCCGCGACGAGCTGGATCTGGACGCCGCGCGCGAACTGGTCCATTCCCACCTGCGCTTCGTGGTGCATGTCGCCCGCGGCTACAACGGCTACGGCCTGCCGCTGGGCGACCTGATCCAGGAAGGCAACATCGGCCTGATGAAGGCGGTCAAGCGCTTCGACCCGGAAATGGGTGTGCGCCTGGTCAGCTTCGCGGTGCACTGGATCCGTGCCGAAATGCACGAGTTCATCCTGAAGAACTGGCGCATCGTCAAGGTCGCCACGACCAAGGCGCAGCGCAAGCTGTTCTTCAACCTGCGCAAGTCCAAGACCCGTCTGGGCTGGCTCAATGCCTCCGAAGTGACTGCGGTCGCCAAGGACCTGAACGTCTCCGAGCGCGAAGTGATGGAGATGGAGTCGCGTCTGTCCGGTCGCGATATCGGCTTCGATGCCTCGTCCGATGAGGACGACGATCATGGCCCGCCGTCGCCGGTGAGCTACCTGGTCGCCAACGAGGAAGACCCGTCGCAGGCCTACGAGCGTCACGACAGCGAAGACAACCAACTGCAGCTGTTGCGCGAAGGGCTGTCCGGTCTGGATACGCGTTCGCGCGACATCGTCAAGCGCCGTTGGCTGGACTCCGATTCCAAGGTGACCTTGCAGGAGCTGGCCGACGAGTACGGCGTGTCGGCCGAGCGGATTCGCCAGATCGAGGCGAACGCGCTGAAGAAGATGAAGGCACTGTTCGTCGCCTGA
- the ung gene encoding uracil-DNA glycosylase translates to MAEVEARIQLEPSWKARVGDWLLRPEMRELSAFLRQRKAAGARVFPPGPQIFAAFDATPFEQVKVVILGQDPYHGEGQAHGLCFSVLPGVPVPPSLLNIYKEIQDDLGIARPDHGYLMPWARQGVLLLNAVLTVEQGRAGAHQNKGWEGFTDHVVETLNREREGLVFLLWGSYAQSKGKVIDQARHRVFKAPHPSPLSAHRGFLGCQHFSKTNDHLQRRGLGPIDWSLPPRNALNTTPARG, encoded by the coding sequence GTGGCCGAAGTAGAGGCACGTATCCAGCTGGAACCGTCGTGGAAGGCGCGCGTGGGCGATTGGTTGCTGCGCCCGGAGATGCGGGAGCTGTCCGCCTTCCTGCGTCAGCGCAAGGCGGCCGGTGCGCGGGTGTTTCCTCCGGGCCCGCAGATCTTTGCCGCTTTCGACGCTACCCCGTTCGAGCAGGTCAAGGTGGTGATCCTGGGCCAGGATCCGTATCACGGCGAAGGCCAGGCGCATGGGCTGTGCTTTTCGGTGCTGCCCGGCGTGCCGGTGCCGCCGTCGCTGCTCAACATCTACAAAGAGATTCAGGACGACCTGGGCATCGCGCGGCCGGACCACGGCTATCTGATGCCGTGGGCGCGCCAGGGCGTGCTGCTGCTCAATGCGGTGCTGACGGTGGAGCAGGGCCGCGCCGGCGCGCACCAGAACAAGGGCTGGGAAGGCTTTACCGATCACGTTGTGGAAACGCTCAACCGCGAGCGCGAAGGCCTGGTGTTCCTACTGTGGGGCAGTTATGCGCAGTCCAAGGGCAAGGTCATCGACCAGGCGCGCCATCGCGTGTTCAAGGCCCCGCATCCCTCGCCATTGTCGGCACACCGCGGCTTTCTGGGCTGCCAGCATTTCTCCAAGACCAACGACCATCTGCAGCGGCGCGGGCTCGGCCCGATCGACTGGTCGCTCCCACCGCGTAACGCGCTTAACACCACGCCCGCCCGCGGCTGA
- a CDS encoding response regulator → MHPPDLKHLISDAPRVMVVDGSKLVRKLIADVLTRDLPNVQVIGCSSIAEARQALEAGTVDLVTTSLSLPDGDGLTLARSVREAAGQAYVPVIVVSGDAQQHLVERRFTEYVTDYFDKALGHEALATFIRGYVQPEPIVGATVLYIEDSRVVAEATKRMLERQSLKVIHVLTAEDAFALLTAESLGRTERRIDVVLTDVTLKGELNGRDVVERIRIDFAYGKRRLPVLVMTGDTNPRNQSELLRAGANDLVQKPIEERLLVTKVLFQLRLARLEDQAVTL, encoded by the coding sequence ATGCATCCACCAGATCTCAAACACCTGATCAGCGACGCGCCGCGCGTGATGGTGGTCGATGGCTCGAAGCTGGTGCGCAAGCTGATTGCCGACGTGCTGACCCGCGACCTGCCGAATGTGCAGGTGATCGGCTGCTCCAGTATTGCCGAAGCGCGTCAGGCGCTGGAAGCCGGCACGGTGGATCTGGTCACCACCTCGCTGTCGCTGCCCGACGGCGATGGCCTGACCCTGGCGCGCAGCGTGCGCGAAGCGGCCGGCCAGGCCTACGTGCCGGTGATCGTGGTCTCCGGCGATGCGCAGCAGCACCTGGTGGAGCGCCGCTTCACCGAATACGTCACCGATTATTTCGACAAGGCGCTGGGCCATGAAGCCCTGGCGACCTTCATCCGCGGCTACGTGCAGCCCGAGCCGATCGTCGGCGCGACCGTGCTGTACATCGAAGACAGCCGCGTGGTGGCCGAGGCGACCAAGCGCATGCTCGAGCGCCAGAGTCTGAAGGTCATCCATGTGCTCACCGCCGAAGACGCCTTCGCGCTGCTCACCGCCGAATCGCTGGGCCGCACCGAGCGCCGCATCGACGTGGTACTGACCGATGTGACCCTGAAAGGCGAGCTCAACGGCCGCGACGTGGTCGAGCGCATCCGCATCGATTTCGCCTACGGCAAGCGCCGCCTGCCGGTGCTGGTGATGACCGGCGACACCAACCCGCGCAACCAGTCCGAGCTGCTGCGCGCCGGCGCCAACGATCTGGTGCAAAAACCCATTGAAGAGCGTCTGCTGGTGACCAAGGTGTTGTTCCAGCTGCGCCTGGCACGGCTTGAGGATCAGGCTGTCACGCTATGA
- the ftsX gene encoding permease-like cell division protein FtsX has translation MSKPANTEAAAPSRFGVWIDHHLHSIAFSLGRAMRKPWATLLTIVVMALALALPLGLSIALDNVKLLAGSVQQSREINLFLKVDIGADAAQALAGELRARPDVAQVTLRTPAQGLTELRESAKLNEAIDALGDNPLPTLLIVTPTDAADDAQLASALQALPQTDQVQHDALWRKRLDGWLRFGERLVQVLSALLGVGAVLVVGNTVRLDIQSRREEIGVLQLLGASDGFIRRPFLYLGAWYGLGAGAVALALIAASGLALQSPLATLADSYGSSFTLHGLDLLHSAMVLVGTLVLGWLGAWLVTGHFLRQTRPTET, from the coding sequence ATGAGCAAGCCCGCCAATACCGAAGCCGCCGCACCCTCGCGGTTCGGCGTGTGGATCGACCACCATCTGCACAGCATCGCCTTCAGCCTGGGCCGCGCGATGCGCAAGCCGTGGGCCACCTTGCTGACCATCGTGGTGATGGCGCTGGCACTGGCCCTGCCGCTGGGGCTGTCGATCGCCTTGGACAACGTCAAGCTGCTGGCCGGCAGCGTGCAGCAATCGCGCGAGATCAATCTGTTCCTGAAGGTCGATATCGGCGCCGATGCCGCACAGGCCCTGGCCGGCGAATTGCGTGCGCGCCCCGACGTCGCCCAGGTCACCCTGCGCACGCCCGCACAAGGACTGACCGAGCTGCGCGAAAGCGCCAAGCTCAATGAGGCGATCGATGCGCTCGGCGACAACCCGCTCCCCACGCTGTTGATCGTCACCCCGACCGATGCGGCCGACGATGCGCAACTGGCTAGCGCGCTGCAGGCCTTGCCGCAGACCGACCAGGTGCAGCACGACGCGCTGTGGCGCAAACGCCTGGATGGCTGGCTGCGCTTTGGCGAGCGTCTGGTGCAGGTGCTCTCGGCACTGCTCGGCGTCGGCGCGGTACTGGTGGTCGGCAATACCGTGCGGCTGGACATCCAGTCGCGGCGCGAAGAAATCGGCGTGCTGCAGTTGCTGGGCGCCAGCGATGGCTTCATCCGGCGCCCGTTTCTGTATCTGGGTGCGTGGTATGGGCTGGGTGCCGGCGCGGTTGCGCTCGCGCTGATCGCCGCCTCCGGGTTGGCCTTGCAGTCACCGTTGGCGACATTGGCCGACAGCTATGGCAGTTCTTTTACCCTGCACGGGCTGGATCTGCTGCATTCTGCGATGGTGCTGGTCGGCACCCTGGTCCTGGGTTGGCTGGGCGCCTGGCTGGTGACCGGCCATTTCCTTCGCCAGACCCGTCCCACCGAGACCTGA